The Fibrobacter sp. UWR4 sequence CCACATTCGTCCCCGAGCGACTACCGCGAACGTTCGCCACATAGTGGAATGCCACACTTAGCAGGAATAAAATCATGAACACGTAAGGCACGAAATGGAAAGGATCGTAGGTAGCCGTATAAAGGTCCACCTTCACTCCCATCATATCCACCTGGCCCTTGTAGAACGTAAAGTAGGGATAGCCCTCCCCCACTTCTACGGCACTTGTGTTCAAGCTGTCATCGACGGTGTAGTAGGTAATCTTTTGCGGAGTCTTGACGTCCGCCAATTCGCCTACGGCAGGAACCGCACGGAAGCCGTTAAACTCTTGGCGAAATTCGGAACCCACAAGACTTCCTACGAGAAGGACGAGCAAGGCGATATGCATTCCGTAAAGGCCCAGATTCCGCCAGCCCGAAGGCACAAGCCTGCCCGAGGCGTCCCGAGAGAAAACCCGCGGCATTCGGTACATCATGGAGGCAATCAGGTGAAGCGTCCCCACCACAGCCAGCGACTTTATGGCCGGTAGCGGCACCACCCCCATGGTCCAAACGAAATAGCTTCCGAAAAAACGTTCCGTTGCCGCAGCGACACCTTCATTCCCTGCAGCAGCCTGCCCCAAAACGCCCCAGAAAGTCAGCAGCAAAAACGCCACCAACAAACCGCAAGTCACCTTTAGAGAAGCGAACTTATGCATGTTCGCGGCCTATCCACTCAAACTTGCTTTCATCAAGTTGCTGTTCGCCATCAAAACGGTAAGCCGCCAAGCGTCCGTTTCCTAAATGGCCCGCTACACTAAAGTCCAGGCAGCAAACGTTACTGCGAATCAACTGGGGAACGCCCGTGAGCCAGTAATGCCCAAAGAACACCGGCCTTTCGTTCTCTCCATAATAGGAACGTTTACGTATTTCCGGATCAACATCGCAGCCCTCGGGCATAGTCACCCCAGGCTGCAAACTCAGTTCCTGCAAGCTGGCAGCCGCAGGATTTACCCACCAACGCAACCGCGTCCTAAAACGCTTCACGTTTTCCCCATCAAAGAAGAACTGATGGTTAGGCAATTCCATTTCAGGACCCTTCAGCAGCATGTCGATGGGCCAGAACAAGGAATCCCCATATTCGTCATCCTCATCGTTGGCGCGGAAAATCAATTCCTCGAAATCGCCATCGGCAAAACAAGTAACGCCGGCGGCCTTCAACTGCGCAACGGCCCGCGGGTCAAA is a genomic window containing:
- a CDS encoding metallophosphoesterase, which translates into the protein MRTSIDFIGDIHGHSECLKALLKKLGYVESAGAFRYPSNERMVVFLGDYVDRGPNVRETLNVVRAMRDAGSAIALMGNHEFNMLSFWQKNEGSRYLKKVGPGYLREHTFNKVAVHSRTVADFVGRKAEFKEMKAFAKTLPFYLETESFRAQHACFDPRAVAQLKAAGVTCFADGDFEELIFRANDEDDEYGDSLFWPIDMLLKGPEMELPNHQFFFDGENVKRFRTRLRWWVNPAAASLQELSLQPGVTMPEGCDVDPEIRKRSYYGENERPVFFGHYWLTGVPQLIRSNVCCLDFSVAGHLGNGRLAAYRFDGEQQLDESKFEWIGREHA